One window of Trifolium pratense cultivar HEN17-A07 linkage group LG5, ARS_RC_1.1, whole genome shotgun sequence genomic DNA carries:
- the LOC123885670 gene encoding uncharacterized protein LOC123885670 → MCPKDNVIVCLCSLHHKIPEAAKSLFTNAFKVHQLATFGNRKKASWIFPKTRVQPNGNDCGYYVMKNMIDIVSASITKNWMEVFNDPTALTEEVLYDLRDR, encoded by the exons ATGTGTCCTAAGGACAATGTAATAGTTTGCCTTTGTTCATTACACCATAAGATACCTGAAGCAGCGAAGAGTCTTTTTACAAA tgCTTTTAAAGTTCATCAATTAGCAACATTTGGTAATAGAAAGAAGGCTTCATGGATTTTTCCCAAA ACAAGGGTACAGCCTAACGGCAATGACTGTGGATATTATGTAATGAAGAATATGATTGACATTGTCTCTGCTAGTATTACAAAGAATTGGATGGAG GTGTTCAATGATCCCACGGCATTAACAGAGGAGGTGCTGTATGATTTGCGAGACCGCTAg